In Mesorhizobium sp. J428, the genomic window CGATGAACATGCCAACGAGTTTCCTCGCCTGGCGGTCATATGCCGCCTTGTCCGCCCAGGTCGAACGCGGATCGAGGATCGAGCCGTCGACCTCGGGAACCGACACCGGAACCTCGAAGCCGAAGTTCGGATCGGTGCGGAACTCGGCGCTCTTCAGCGAAGCGTTGAGCGCGGCGGTCAGCAGTGCGCGCGTCGCCTTGATCGGCATGCGCCGGCCCGTGCCGTAGGCGCCGCCGGTCCAGCCGGTGTTCACCAGCCAGCAGTCCACCTTGTGCTCGGCGATCAGCTCGCGCAGCAGGTTGCCGTATTCGGATGGATGCCGCGGCATGAAGGGTGCGCCGAAGCAGGTCGAGAATGTCGCTTCCGGCTCCGTCACGCCCCGTTCGGTGCCCGCGACCTTGGCGGTGTAGCCGGACAGGAAGTGGTACATCGCCTGCGCCGGCGTTAGCTTGGCGATCGGCGGCATCACGCCGAAAGCATCCGCCGTCAGCATGATGATGTTCTTCGGATGGCCGGCGCGGCCGGTCTCGCTGGCGTTCGGAATGAAATCGAGCGGATAGGCGCAGCGGGTGTTCTCGGTCAGCGAGCCGTCGTCGAAGTCGGGGACGCGCTTCTCGTCGAGCACCACGTTCTCGAGCACGGTGCCGAACCGGCGCGTGGTCGCGAAGATCTCGGGCTCTGCCTCCGCCGAGAGGCGGATCGTCTTGGCATAGCAGCCGCCTTCGAAGTTGAAGATGCCGTCCTTGCCCCAGCCGTGCTCGTCGTCGCCGATCAGCGTGCGGGTCGGGTCGGCGGACAGCGTGGTCTTGCCGGTGCCGGACAGGCCGAAGAACACGGCCGCATCGCCCTTCGGCCCGACATTGGCCGAGCAGTGCATCGGCATCACGCCGCGCTCCGGCAGCAGGTAGTTGAGCATGGTGAAGACGGACTTCTTCATCTCGCCCGCATAGGCGGAGCCGCCGATCAGCACGATCATGCGGGTGAGGTCGACCGCGATGACCGTCTCGGAACGCGTGCCGTGGCGCGCGGGATCGGCGCGGAAGGAGGGCAGGTCGATGATCGTCATCTTCGGGACGAAGGTCGCGAGCTTGGCGCGGTCCGGACGGATGAGCAGGTTGCGGATGAACAGCGAGTGCCAGGCGAATTCGGTGATGACGCGCACCGGCAGGACGTTGGCCGGATCGGCGCCGCCTTCGAGGTCCTGCACGTAGAGGTCCTTGCCCTTTGCCAGCGCCTTGAAATCGGCGAACAGCGTCTCGAACTGCTCAGGCGAGATCGCCTTGTTGTTGTCCCACCAGACCTTGCCTTCCGTATTGCCGTCCCGGACGACGAACTTGTCCTTCGGCGAGCGGCCGGTGTGCTGCCCCGTATAGACGACCAGCGCGCCTTCGGCGCTCAAATGCGCTTCGCCGAGACGAATCGCCGCCTCGTAGAGTTCGGCCGCGCCGAGATTGTAGCGGACCTCTCCGAGCCCCTCCAATCCGATCGTTCCGATTGCCTGATCCGGATTGAAGACGCCGGACTCTTTCTTCGGCATACCTGCTCTCCCTAAATTCACGATTGGGTGTGTCACGGCACGGCAATATCGGGCGGTCGAGGGCGGCTCACCGCACCACCGCCTCGCTGGAATCGGTCAGAAACAGAAAAGGCGAACGATATCAAATCATTAATCGATTTAAAGATTTTGAAGAATTTCTAAATCGTTTATATCGGACTAACATGTCGTCGTTCCACAAGCGTCGCCGGGTTGGACCGTGGAACGATCCGGCCGCCATCGCACGGAAACCCGCGGGTGGCAGCCTGTCGTGCACTGGCGATCCGTGCCACATTTTGTGCCTAGTTTGTCCGCAACAAGCCCTTCCAATAAGAGAAGGGACATCAGCTCATGAGGGAGCCGTTCGATATGGCAACAATTGCGCTCGTCGATGACGACCGAAACATCCTGACGTCGGTCTCGATCGCGCTGGAATCCGAGGGCTATCGGGTCGAGACATATACCGACGGCGCATCCGCGCTGGAGGGACTGACCGCCCGTCCGCCGAACCTCGCGATTTTCGACATCAAGATGCCGCGTATGGACGGAATGGAGCTCCTGCGCCGGTTGCGGCAGAAATCCGACCTGCCGGTGATCTTCCTGACATCGAAGGACGACGAGATCGACGAGCTGTTCGGCCTCAAGATGGGCGCCGACGATTTCATCCGCAAACCCTTCTCGCAGCGCCTGCTCGTGGAGCGCGTCAAGGCCGTGCTGCGGCGCGGCGCGGCCAAGGACGCCGCCGTCAAGACGCCCAGCCAGCAGGCCCGCTCGCTCGAACGCGGCCAGCTCGTCATGGACCAGGAGCGCCACACCTGCACCTGGAAGGGCGAGCCGGTGACGCTCACCGTGACCGAGTTCCTGATCCTGCATTCGCTCGCCCAGCGGCCCGGCGTCGTGAAGAGCCGTGACGCGCTGATGGATTCGGCCTATGATGAGCAAGTCTATGTCGACGACCGCACGATCGACAGCCACATCAAGCGCCTGCGCAAGAAGTTCAAGGCTGTCGACGACGACTTCGACATGATCGAGACGCTTTACGGCGTCGGCTACCGGTTTCGCGAGGCGTGAGCCGGCAGGGCCGGACGCCGTCCGGCAGGGTAATGCCGGAACATGGGTTGCGGACCGCGGGCTGAATGACGGCGGATACGGAGATCGACAGGGCCGCGGCGCCGCCGCGGAGTACCACGCGGGCCAGGTCCTGGCTGCTCGCGCGGGCTGCCACGTCGCTGCGCCGCTTTCTCGGCCACTACGTCTTCTCGAGCCTGACGCGTCGCATCCTCGTCCTCAACCTCGCCGGTCTGGCGGTGCTGGTCTCGGGCATCCTCTACATGAACCAGTTCCGCGAGGGGCTGATCGAGGCGCGCGTCGAGAGCCTGATGACGCAGGGCGAGATCATCGCGGCCGCGATCGCGGCCTCGGCGACGGTCGACACCGATGCGATCACGCTCGATCCGGAGAAGCTGCTCGAGCTCCAGGCGGGCGAGAGCGTGAACCCGACGAATGATCAGCTCGACAGCCTCGACTTCCCGATCAACCCGGAACTGGTCGCACCTGTCCTGCGGCGGCTGATCTCGCCCACCCGCACCCGCGCGCGCATCTTCGACCGCGACGCCAACCTGCTGCTTGATTCCAAGCACATTTATTCGCGCGGCCAGATCCTGCGCTACCAGCTGCCCCCGGTCGACCAGGAACAGCAGGGCATGTTCGACCGTATCGGCAAGTTCGTCGGCAACCTCTTCCGCAGGACCGACCTGCCCGTCTACCGCGAGCAGCCCGGCGGCAGCGGCGCGATCTATCCCGAGGTGATCAAGGCGCTGACGGGCAACCGGGCGACCGTGGTGCGCGTCAACGAGCAGGGCGAGCAGATGGTGTCCGTCGCCGTGCCGGTGCAGCGCTTCCGGGCGGTGCTCGGCGTCCTGATGCTCTCCACCGAGGGCGGCGACATCGACAACATCATCGCCGCCGAGCGCCAGGCCATTCTCAGCGTCTTCGGGGTGGCCGCGTTCGTGATGGCGCTTCTGTCGCTGCTCACGGCGTCGACCATCGCCAATCCGCTGCGGCGGTTGGCTGCGGCGGCGGTCAGGGTGCGGCGCGGCACCAAGCACCGCGAGGAAATTCCCGATTTCTCCGACCGCGAGGACGAGATCGGCAATCTGTCGACGGCCCTGCGCGACATGACCAACGCGCTCTACGCCCGCATCGAGGCGATCGAGAGCTTCGCGGCCGATGTGAGCCACGAGCTCAAGAACCCGCTCACGTCGCTGCGCAGCGCGGTCGAAACGCTGCCGCTGGCCAGGAACGAGGATTCGCGCCAGCGGCTGATGGACGTGATCCAGCACGATGTGCGCCGCCTCGACCGGCTGATCACAGATATCTCCGACGCTTCCCGCCTCGACGCCGAGCTTGCGCGCCAGGACGCGTCGACCGTCGATCTCAAGAAGCTGGTGTCCGACCTCGTCTCCTTCTCGCGCGAGGGCGGCCGGCATAAGAAGGCGGTCGACATCGATCTCAAGGTCGGCAAGCTGCCGCAGGGGGTCAAGGGCTGGACGGTGGTCGGACACGACCTGCGGCTGGGCCAGGTACTTACCAACCTCATCGAGAACGCCCGCTCCTTCGTGCCGGACGAAGGCGGGCGCATCGTCATCTCCATGACCCGGTCCGGACGCCGCGTCGTCGTGTCGGTGGACGACAATGGCCCGGGCATCCGCGCCGAGAACATCGACCGCATCTTCGAGCGGTTCTACACCGACCGCCCGGGCAGCGAGTCCTTCGGCCAGAACTCGGGCCTCGGCCTGTCGATCAGCCGCCAGATCGTCGAGGCGCATGGCGGCACGCTGACGGCCGAGAACATCCCCGGCATCAAGCCGGGCGACATCCGCGGCGCCCGCTTCGTCATCTCGCTGCCGGCCGAATGATCCGGTCCGCCCGCGAAGGCATTCCCGACGACGCCGTGAACCTCCATGCCTCGGTGGTCGTGTTGGACGCCGGCGCGGTGATGGTCAGGGGTGCGGCAGGGGCCGGCAAGACGCATCTGGCGCTTGCGCTGATCGAGAAATGGCAAGAGCAGGGCCGCTTCGCGCGGCTTCTGGCCGACGACCAGGTCTTCGTCATGTGTCGCGACGGCCGGCTGGTGGCGCGCACGCCGCTTGCGACCGCCGGGCTGGCGGAGATCCGCGGCGTCGGCATCGTCGAGATGCCCTATGAGCCGGCGGCGCGGGTTGATCTCGTCGTCGATCTGGCCGAAGAAGAGGGCCCGGACGCGCCGCTGTCGACGGTGCGGATCGAGGCCGTCGACCTGCCGCTTTTGACCCTGCGCCATCGCGACACGGCAGCATCCTGTGTCTCCGTTGCATGGGCGCTCGCGACAATTCGCGCCGTCCCGGACGGTCAAAACGGTGAAATTATGCTTGCCTTGGATAACGATTTGGGCTTGCCAAGCAGGCGCGGGCGGACAACATAGCCCACTCCGCCGACCGGCACGGCCGGGTCGCGTCCATCAGAGTATGCACCTGAGCGGTGTGTCGGGAGTCTGCACAGTATGATCGGTCTCGTGCTCGTCACGCACGGTCGTTTGGCTGAAGAGTTCCGCAATGCAGTGGAACATGTCGTCGGGCCCCAGAAGAATCTCGAAACCGTCTGCATCGGACCCGACGACGACATGGAGCAGCGCCGGCTCGACATCATCGCGGCCGTGCGCAAGGCCGACAGCGGCTCGGGCGTGATCATGCTCACCGACATGTTCGGCGGCACGCCCTCCAACCTCGCGATCTCGGTGATGAACCCGGGTCGGGTCGAGGTGATCGCCGGCATGAACCTGCCGATGCTGATCAAGCTGTCGAGCGTGCGCGCGGGCGACAACATGCAGGCGGCGATCGACGAGGCTCAGGCCGCCGGACGCAAATACATCAACGTCGCGAGCCAGGTGTTGACCGGGAAATGAAGGCCGACGTCGAGAAGATCACCCGCGAACTGCCGATCATCAACCAGCGAGGCCTGCATGCGCGCGCCTCCGCGAAGTTCGTCCAGACGGTGAACCGGTTCAACGCCGCGGTCACCGTCGAGAAGGACGGTGTCTCCGTCGGCGGCAATTCGATCATGGGCCTGATGATGCTTGCTGCGAGCCCCGGATGCTGCATCCGGGTCTCGGCGAGCGGGCCGGACGCCCCCGACGTCATCGCAGCGCTCGAGGTCTTGATCGCCGATCGCTTCGGCGAGGAGATGTGATCGGCGCGACGCGGTCACATGCAGGGATAAAGATTTCTTTATGTCCCATTGAGATCGGGGCGTCTGTCTGCTAGGGAAACCGCCGAAACGGGCCGCCCCGCGACTGGCGGCGTGCCTGGTCCAAAGCCTTTCATACGGAGCAGACCATGGCCAACGACTATGTGATTGCCGACATCAAGCTTGCGGACTGGGGCCGCAAGGAGATCGAGATCGCCGAGACTGAGATGCCCGGCCTCATGGCGGCGCGCAAGGAATTCGGATCGTCCAAGCCGCTCAAGGGCGCGCGCATCTCCGGCTCGCTTCACATGACCATCCAGACGGCGGTGCTGATCGAGACGCTGAAGGCGCTCGGCGCCGACGTGCGCTGGGCTTCCTGCAACATCTTCTCGACGCAGGACCATGCCGCTGCGGCGATCGCCGCAGCTGGCACGCCGGTCTTCGCGGTCAAGGGCGAGAACCTGACCGAATACTGGGAATACACCGACAAGATCTTCCAGTGGGCCGACGGCGGCACCACCAACATGATCCTGGACGACGGCGGCGACGCCACCATGGCCATCCTGATCGGCGCCCGCGCCGAAGCCGGCGAGGACGTGCTCTCCAAGCCGGGCAACGAGGAGGAGGAGATCCTCTTCGCGCAGATCAAGAAACGCATGGCCGCCACCCCTGGCTTCTTCACCAAGAACCGTGACGCCATCCGCGGCGTCACCGAGGAAACGACCACCGGCGTCAACCGCCTTTACCAGCTGCAGAAGAAGGGCCTGCTGCCCTTCCCGGCGATCAACGTCAACGACTCGGTCACCAAGTCGAAGTTCGACAACAAATACGGCTGCAAGGAATCGCTGGTGGACGGCATCCGCCGCGGCACCGACGTGATGATGGCCGGCAAGGTCGCGGTCGTCTGCGGCTACGGCGACGTCGGCAAGGGCTCGGCCGCCTCGCTGAAGGGCGCCGGCGCTCGCGTCAAGGTCACCGAGGTCGACCCGATCTGCGCGCTGCAGGCTGCAATGGACGGGTTCGAGGTCGTGACGCTTGAGGACGCGGCCCCGACGGCCGACATCGTCATCACGACGACCGGCAACAAGGACGTCATCACCATCGAGCATATGCGCCAGTTCAAGGACATGGCGATCGTCGGAAACATCGGCCACTTCGACAACGAGATCCAGGTCGCCGCGCTGCGCAACCTGAAGTGGACCAACGTCAAGCCGCAGGTCGACATGATCGAGTTCCCGGGCGGCAAGCGCATTATCCTTCTGTCGGAAGGCCGCCTGCTCAATCTCGGCAATGCCACCGGCCATCCGAGCTTTGTCATGTCGGCATCGTTCACCAACCAGGTGCTGGCCCAGATTGAGCTCTGGACCAAGCCCGGCGTCTATAAGAACGAGGTCTATGTGCTCCCCAAGCATCTGGATGAAAAGGTCGCCCGCCTGCACCTCGAGAAGCTTGGCGCCAAGCTCACCGAGCTTTCGGGAGAACAGGCTGCCTATATCGGTGTGCCGCAGAGTGGTCCGTTCAAGGCCGAACACTACCGCTATTGATCTGACAGTCTGCAAATACAGTATCTAGATGCCGGTTGCGCATATGCGCGGCCGGCATCATTTTTTGCCTCGACGCTGCTTCCCGCAGATTCCCCTTGAGGCTATGTTGAGCTGATTCGCGGCGTTTTCCGCCCGCAAGATTGCCTTCCGGCGATTTGTTTCTGGTTCTCCGGCAAAGATCGGTCTCGTGTCCAGTGCGCGGGAACGAAAGGGGATTCCGGTGTTGCGGCCACCGGGGGCGGAGCGACGGCGCGGCAGACGGCATGAAAAGGCCGGAGAGGACGAGGCATGCCCGGGGACATCCGGACGGACGCGGCGCGCGGGGGCAGCCGTGACACGACCGATTCAATCGGTAGCGCCGCACGGCGCGACAGGAAGGCCATCTTTGGCCTGCGCAATCCTTTGAAAGCGGGGGTGAGCCTCGCCGCCGTCTCGCTTTTTGCCGGTGCGGCGCCCGTCGCGGCGCTCGACCTGACGACGATGCAGGCGGAAATGAGCGTCGCCACCTCCGACGTCATCCAGGTCGCGGTCTTCGCCGGCATAATGGGAGCCGCGCTCCTTTCGGCCATCTGGCTCATCCGCGAGCGCGGACGCATCGCGGCGGACAATCTCGAGCTGCGAGGGCGGCTCGCGGAACAGAACACGGCGCTGCAGCGAGCGGAATCGCTGCTGAACTTGAATGACCAGCGGCTGGTCGTGTGGATGAAGGACAGAGCAAAGCCCGACGTGGTGGGCTCGCTCGGACTCGCGGCGGGCGTGCCGGAAGAGCGCGCGACCTTCCTCGCCTTCGGCCGCTGGCTGATGGCGCGTTCGGCCTCGCAGCTCGAACGTGCGATCGCAGACCTCCGCGAGAAGGGCCGGACCTTCGAACTGGTTGTCGAGACGCAGCGCGGCTCGCTGCTTGAGGCGCACGGGCGCAACTCGGCGTCCAACGCCATCGTCCGCTTCGTATCGCTCTCCGACGCGCAGACCGAGCATGCCAGGCTCCGCGCCGAGCATATGTCGCTGCAATCGGAATACGAGACCATTCGCGGCCTGATCGACGCCCTGCCGATGCCGTTCTGGCTGCGCGAGCTGGAGGGACGCCTGCGCTGGGTAAACCCGGCCTACGCCGCCGCGGTCGAGACCAATGAGACGGCGGACGTCGTCCGCGACGGCAAGGAGCTATTGCCGACATCGGTGCGCGACGCCATCGCCGCGCGCCATCGTGACGGAAAGCTGTTCGAGCAGACCGTCTCGACCGTGATCCGTGGCGACCGCCGGCTGTTCTCCGTCGTCGACTATGCCGGCCACGAAGGCATCGCCGGCATCGCGACGGACCGCACGGAGATCGAGACGGTGCGCGAGGAACTCCGCAAGGTCCAGCGTAGCCATTCCGAGACGCTGGACCAGCTCACCACCGCCGTCGCCATCTTCGACGCGCAAGAGAAGCTGCGCTTCTACAACCAGGCCTTCCAGAAACTGTGGGATCTCGACGTGGCCTTCCTCGACAGCGCGCCGGCCAATGCGCTGCTGCTCGACCGGCTGCGCACCGACGGCCGCATCCCCGAGCAGCCGGAATGGCGGCGCTGGAAGGAAGGCGTGCTGTCCGCCTACCGCGCCGTGCAGTCGCAGGAAGACTGGTGGCACCTGCCCGACGGCCGCGTACCATCCGCGTCGTCGCCAATCCGCATCCGGCCGGCGGCGTCACCTGGGTGTTCGAGAACCTCACGGAACGGATGGATCTCGAAAGCCGCTACAATGCCGCCGTGCGCGTGCAGGGTGAGACGCTGGACAATCTGGCGGAAGGTGTCGCCGTGTTCGGCCCAGACGGCCGGCTGCGCCTGTCCAACCCGTCCTTCGCCAAGCTCTGGGGCCTGCCGGAAGAACTCGCGCGCCCCGACACGCACATCAAGGCGATCCGCGCGGCCTGCGAGCTCACCGCCAAGGACAGCCCTTGGGCCGGCTTCGCGGCCGACGTGACCGGCTTCGCCGACGAACGCCGCGACCGCCGCGGCCAGGTCGAGATGAACGACGGCGCGGTGCTGCGCTACGCCCTGATCAATCTGCCCAACGGCCAGGTGATGATCACCTTCGTCGACGTGACCGACACGGTGAACGTCGAGCGCGCGCTGAAGGACAAGAACGAAGCGCTTCAGATGGCCGACCAGCTGAAGAACGACTTCGTCCAGCACGTCTCCTACGAGCTGCGCTCGCCACTTACCAACATCATCGGATTCACCGAACTTCTGGCGCTGCCCGACACCGGCCCGCTGCTGCAGCGGCAGCGCGAGTATCTCGACCATATCGGCTCGTCCTCGTCGGTGCTTCTCACCATCGTCAACGACATCCTCGACCTCGCGACCGTGGATGCCGGCATCATGGAGCTCGACATCGGCGAGGTGGACGTCGACCGCATCGTCAAGCAGTCGGCCGAGCTGATCGCCGAACGGCTGCGCGAGCACGGCATCGAGCTCGACGTCGACCTGTCGGCCGCGCCGCAGCGCTTCCGCGCCGACGAGAACCGTGTGCGGCAGGTCCTGTTCAACCTGCTCTCCAACGCCGTCAATTACGCGCCGGACGGCAGCCGCATCACGCTCGCCTGCCGCGGCAAGGGCGGCCTGATCGAGTTCTCGGTGACGGACGAAGGACCCGGCATCCCGGCCGAGGTGCTCGACACGGTCTACCGCCGCTTCGAATCCCGCGCCAATGGCGGCCGCCGCCGCGGCGCCGGGCTCGGGCTGTCGATCGTCAAGAGCTTCGTCGAGCTGCATGGCGGCCAGGTCGAGATCTCGACCGGAAAGGGCCGCGGCACCACCGTGACCTGCCGCTTCCCCAGCGAACCGGACGCGATGCGCCCCGCGGCGGAATGACATGCCTCCTGAAACGCTGACGATCGAGCTCGCAGACGAAGCCGCAACGACACGCCTCGGCGCGGACATCGCCGCCGTGGCGCGCATCGGCGACGTCTTCGCCCTGTCCGGCGATCTCGGCGCCGGCAAGACGACGCTTGCGCGCGGCTTCGTGCGGGCGCTTGCCGGCGATCCGGCGATGGATGTGCCGAGCCCCACCTTCACGCTCGTCCAGTCCTATGCGGGGCGTCTCCCCGTCCATCATTTCGACCTCTACCGCCTCGCATCGGGCTCCGATCTCGACGAGCTCGGCTTCGACGAGGCGGTAAGCGACGGCGTCGCGCTGGTCGAATGGCCCGAGCGTGCCGACGACCTGCTGCCGGCGAGCCGCATCCGCATCGTGCTCGCGCATCTCGGCAGCGGCCGCCTCGCGACCATCGAAGGTCCGGAAGAGGCGCTCCGCCGCCTGCGCCGCACGCTCGCGATCCGCCGGTTCCTCGCCGGGGCCGGCGCGCCGGAGGCGACGCGCACCTTCCTGCTCGGCGATGCCTCGACGCGCACCTACGAAACGGTGACGGAGCCCACCCGGCCGAAGCGTATCCTGATGAATGCGGCGCGCCAGCCCGACGGCCCTCCGATCCGCGACGGCAAGCCCTACAGCCAGATCGCCCATCTCGCCGAATCCGTGACGCCCTTCGTCGCCATCGCCAAAGCGCTCGCCGCTCGCGGCTTCTGCGCCCCGAAGATCTTCGCGCAGGATCTGGACCAGGGCCTGCTGCTGATCGAGCATCTCGGCGATGCCGGCTTCCTCGACGCCTCCGGCGCCCCGGTGCGCGAGCGGTATCTCGCCGCCGCCACCCTGCTTGCCGAGCTGCACCGCCAGAGCTGGCCGCAGGAGATTGAGGCCGCGCCCGGCGTGGTCCATCGCCTTCCGGTCTATGATCGCGAGGCGATGATGATCGAGGTGGAGCTTCTCACCGACTGGTATGTGCCGGCCGAGACCGGCCGTGCCGTCGAGGACGCGGAGCGGGCCGACTACCGTGCTGCCTGGGATGCCGCGATCGCGCGCCTTGCCTTGGCCGAGAAGAGCATCGTGCTGCGCGACTATCATTCGCCCAACCTCATCTGGCGCGAGGACCGGAAAGGCAACGACCGGCTCGGCGTCATCGACTTCCAGGACGCGCTCTGGGGCCCTGCCGCCTATGACGTCGCCTCGCTGGCACTCGACGCGCGCGTCACGATCCCGCCGGAGCTGGAGCGGGCGACGGTGGACGCCTACAAGGCGGCGCGGCATGCGCATGGCGGCTTCGACGAGGCTGCCTTCGACCAGGCCTATGCCATCATGGCCGCACAGCGGAACTCGAAGATCCTCGGCATCTTCGTCCGGCTCAACAAGCGCGACGGCAAACCGCAATATCTGAAGCACCTGCCGCGCATCCGCGACTATGTCGCGCGCGTCCTGCCGCATCCGGCTCTTGCCGAGGTGCGCGAATTCTACCTGTCGCGCGGGCTGGCCGGATGAGTTCCGTTCCGTCGAAGGCAATGGTCCTCGCCGCCGGCCTCGGCAAGCGCATGCGGCCGATCACCGACACGATTCCGAAGCCGCTGGTGAAGATAGCCGGCAAACCAATGATCGACTGGGGCCTGGACGCGCTCGCGGATGCGGGCGTCGAGACCGCGGTCGTGAACGTGCACTACCTCCCCGACCAGATCGTCGCCCACCTCGCCGGGAGAACGAAACCAGCCATCGAGATCTCCGACGAGCGCGACGCGCTGCTAGAATCCGGCGGCGGCATCATTCGGGCGCTGCCTAGGCTCGGCCCGGCCCCCTTCTTCGTCCTCAACGCCGACACGTTCTGGATCGACCGGGCGGACAACAATCTGGTCCGCCTCGGGCTTGCCTGGAACGACGCGGAGATGGATATTCTCCTCATGCTGGCCAGGCTCGATCAGGCGACGGGGCATTCGGGAGGGACGGACTTCCTGCTGGCGTCCGACGGACGGCTTTCGCGCGCGAAAGGCGATCCGAAAGGGTTGATCTACGCCGGCGCCGCGATCGTCCATCCGCGCATCTTCAACCACGCTCCGGCCGGCGCGCATTCGCTCAATGCCGAGTTCGACGCGGCGCTCGCCGCCGGCCGCCTGCACGGCATGGTCATGGACGGCGACTGGATCACTGTCGGCACGCCCGATGCCATAGCTCCCGCCGAGGCGGCAGTCGCACGGGCTGTCGCGAAGCCGCGATGAGCGAGCCCCAGCCGCGGGTTTTCTCGATCCCGCCGGGTGCGCCCTTCCTGCCGTCGCTCGCCGACGCGCTGCTGTCCGGCGCGCTGATCCCCGGCTTTCGTCCGGGCGACGATCCGCTCGCGCTCGCCGGCGCCACCGTCTTCGTGCCAACCCGCCGCGCGGCGCGTGCGTTGCGTGCGATTTTCGCCGAGCGCCTTGGCGGCAAGGCGGCGATCCTGCCGGTCATCCGGCCGCTCGGCGACGTCGACGAGGATCTCGCCTGGTTCGACACCACCCTGCCTCCGCCACCGGCGCTCGATCCGCCCATCGACGCGCTGGAGCGCCTGCTCCTGCTCGCCCCGCTGGTGCGTGCCTGGAAACGTCGGCTGCCCGCGCATGTGGCGAGCCTCTTCGCCGAGGAGATCGTCGTGCCGACCTCGTCGGCCGAGGCGATCTGGCTAGCGCGGGATCTGGCGGACCTGATCGACG contains:
- a CDS encoding phosphoenolpyruvate carboxykinase, which encodes MPKKESGVFNPDQAIGTIGLEGLGEVRYNLGAAELYEAAIRLGEAHLSAEGALVVYTGQHTGRSPKDKFVVRDGNTEGKVWWDNNKAISPEQFETLFADFKALAKGKDLYVQDLEGGADPANVLPVRVITEFAWHSLFIRNLLIRPDRAKLATFVPKMTIIDLPSFRADPARHGTRSETVIAVDLTRMIVLIGGSAYAGEMKKSVFTMLNYLLPERGVMPMHCSANVGPKGDAAVFFGLSGTGKTTLSADPTRTLIGDDEHGWGKDGIFNFEGGCYAKTIRLSAEAEPEIFATTRRFGTVLENVVLDEKRVPDFDDGSLTENTRCAYPLDFIPNASETGRAGHPKNIIMLTADAFGVMPPIAKLTPAQAMYHFLSGYTAKVAGTERGVTEPEATFSTCFGAPFMPRHPSEYGNLLRELIAEHKVDCWLVNTGWTGGAYGTGRRMPIKATRALLTAALNASLKSAEFRTDPNFGFEVPVSVPEVDGSILDPRSTWADKAAYDRQARKLVGMFIDNFGKFESHVDQAVRGAAPRVQEAAE
- a CDS encoding response regulator transcription factor — its product is MATIALVDDDRNILTSVSIALESEGYRVETYTDGASALEGLTARPPNLAIFDIKMPRMDGMELLRRLRQKSDLPVIFLTSKDDEIDELFGLKMGADDFIRKPFSQRLLVERVKAVLRRGAAKDAAVKTPSQQARSLERGQLVMDQERHTCTWKGEPVTLTVTEFLILHSLAQRPGVVKSRDALMDSAYDEQVYVDDRTIDSHIKRLRKKFKAVDDDFDMIETLYGVGYRFREA
- a CDS encoding sensor histidine kinase, which translates into the protein MTADTEIDRAAAPPRSTTRARSWLLARAATSLRRFLGHYVFSSLTRRILVLNLAGLAVLVSGILYMNQFREGLIEARVESLMTQGEIIAAAIAASATVDTDAITLDPEKLLELQAGESVNPTNDQLDSLDFPINPELVAPVLRRLISPTRTRARIFDRDANLLLDSKHIYSRGQILRYQLPPVDQEQQGMFDRIGKFVGNLFRRTDLPVYREQPGGSGAIYPEVIKALTGNRATVVRVNEQGEQMVSVAVPVQRFRAVLGVLMLSTEGGDIDNIIAAERQAILSVFGVAAFVMALLSLLTASTIANPLRRLAAAAVRVRRGTKHREEIPDFSDREDEIGNLSTALRDMTNALYARIEAIESFAADVSHELKNPLTSLRSAVETLPLARNEDSRQRLMDVIQHDVRRLDRLITDISDASRLDAELARQDASTVDLKKLVSDLVSFSREGGRHKKAVDIDLKVGKLPQGVKGWTVVGHDLRLGQVLTNLIENARSFVPDEGGRIVISMTRSGRRVVVSVDDNGPGIRAENIDRIFERFYTDRPGSESFGQNSGLGLSISRQIVEAHGGTLTAENIPGIKPGDIRGARFVISLPAE
- a CDS encoding HPr kinase/phosphorylase, with amino-acid sequence MIRSAREGIPDDAVNLHASVVVLDAGAVMVRGAAGAGKTHLALALIEKWQEQGRFARLLADDQVFVMCRDGRLVARTPLATAGLAEIRGVGIVEMPYEPAARVDLVVDLAEEEGPDAPLSTVRIEAVDLPLLTLRHRDTAASCVSVAWALATIRAVPDGQNGEIMLALDNDLGLPSRRGRTT
- a CDS encoding PTS sugar transporter subunit IIA, whose protein sequence is MIGLVLVTHGRLAEEFRNAVEHVVGPQKNLETVCIGPDDDMEQRRLDIIAAVRKADSGSGVIMLTDMFGGTPSNLAISVMNPGRVEVIAGMNLPMLIKLSSVRAGDNMQAAIDEAQAAGRKYINVASQVLTGK
- a CDS encoding HPr family phosphocarrier protein — encoded protein: MKADVEKITRELPIINQRGLHARASAKFVQTVNRFNAAVTVEKDGVSVGGNSIMGLMMLAASPGCCIRVSASGPDAPDVIAALEVLIADRFGEEM
- the ahcY gene encoding adenosylhomocysteinase, which produces MANDYVIADIKLADWGRKEIEIAETEMPGLMAARKEFGSSKPLKGARISGSLHMTIQTAVLIETLKALGADVRWASCNIFSTQDHAAAAIAAAGTPVFAVKGENLTEYWEYTDKIFQWADGGTTNMILDDGGDATMAILIGARAEAGEDVLSKPGNEEEEILFAQIKKRMAATPGFFTKNRDAIRGVTEETTTGVNRLYQLQKKGLLPFPAINVNDSVTKSKFDNKYGCKESLVDGIRRGTDVMMAGKVAVVCGYGDVGKGSAASLKGAGARVKVTEVDPICALQAAMDGFEVVTLEDAAPTADIVITTTGNKDVITIEHMRQFKDMAIVGNIGHFDNEIQVAALRNLKWTNVKPQVDMIEFPGGKRIILLSEGRLLNLGNATGHPSFVMSASFTNQVLAQIELWTKPGVYKNEVYVLPKHLDEKVARLHLEKLGAKLTELSGEQAAYIGVPQSGPFKAEHYRY
- the tsaE gene encoding tRNA (adenosine(37)-N6)-threonylcarbamoyltransferase complex ATPase subunit type 1 TsaE — protein: MPPETLTIELADEAATTRLGADIAAVARIGDVFALSGDLGAGKTTLARGFVRALAGDPAMDVPSPTFTLVQSYAGRLPVHHFDLYRLASGSDLDELGFDEAVSDGVALVEWPERADDLLPASRIRIVLAHLGSGRLATIEGPEEALRRLRRTLAIRRFLAGAGAPEATRTFLLGDASTRTYETVTEPTRPKRILMNAARQPDGPPIRDGKPYSQIAHLAESVTPFVAIAKALAARGFCAPKIFAQDLDQGLLLIEHLGDAGFLDASGAPVRERYLAAATLLAELHRQSWPQEIEAAPGVVHRLPVYDREAMMIEVELLTDWYVPAETGRAVEDAERADYRAAWDAAIARLALAEKSIVLRDYHSPNLIWREDRKGNDRLGVIDFQDALWGPAAYDVASLALDARVTIPPELERATVDAYKAARHAHGGFDEAAFDQAYAIMAAQRNSKILGIFVRLNKRDGKPQYLKHLPRIRDYVARVLPHPALAEVREFYLSRGLAG